A genomic region of Dactylococcopsis salina PCC 8305 contains the following coding sequences:
- the rfaE2 gene encoding D-glycero-beta-D-manno-heptose 1-phosphate adenylyltransferase, protein MSKVYSTLAALEVEIKENPEQWRPLVLTNGCFDLLHVGHLRYLQTAKSLGKTLVVGVNSDLSVSRIKPQKTGFPPRPILPESQRAEVLAALRVVDAVVIFSETTATELIQTLKPDIYAKGGDYTIETLPEAKTVQSYGGSIQLIQIEVPTSTSDVIRKILQG, encoded by the coding sequence ATGTCAAAGGTTTATTCGACTTTAGCGGCGTTAGAGGTCGAAATCAAGGAAAACCCTGAACAATGGCGACCATTGGTTTTAACCAACGGTTGTTTTGATTTGCTGCACGTGGGTCATCTGCGTTATTTACAAACAGCGAAATCGTTAGGAAAAACATTGGTTGTGGGAGTCAATAGTGATTTATCAGTGAGTCGGATTAAACCTCAAAAAACTGGTTTTCCCCCGCGTCCAATTCTTCCTGAAAGTCAACGGGCGGAAGTTTTAGCGGCGTTAAGGGTTGTGGATGCTGTGGTGATTTTTTCCGAAACAACCGCAACGGAATTAATTCAAACTCTGAAACCAGATATCTACGCCAAAGGGGGAGACTATACCATCGAGACGTTACCAGAAGCGAAAACGGTACAAAGCTACGGTGGGAGCATTCAATTGATTCAAATCGAAGTTCCCACTTCCACTAGCGATGTGATTCGGAAAATCTTACAGGGGTAA
- a CDS encoding DUF167 domain-containing protein, protein MKKLSVKVKPNSKQQKVETGENGDLIIRLKSPPVEGKANAELIKLLAKTYGVRKSQVKIKSGLTAKIKQVEIE, encoded by the coding sequence ATGAAGAAACTTTCCGTTAAAGTTAAACCCAATTCTAAACAGCAAAAAGTGGAAACGGGGGAGAATGGCGACTTAATTATTCGTCTTAAATCTCCTCCTGTAGAAGGGAAAGCGAACGCCGAATTGATTAAATTATTAGCGAAAACCTACGGCGTGAGAAAATCTCAAGTTAAAATTAAATCGGGATTAACTGCTAAAATCAAACAGGTAGAGATTGAGTAA
- a CDS encoding LmeA family phospholipid-binding protein: MLFSLATQDLGQQTLNRIAEFALSSQLDESDQLSVDVKTDPSLLAQGKLASLTIDGEGLVMQKDLRMQKMVIQLENIAVSPIKALTGNIELTETSTGKADIVLTEADINRAFNSQTLQEQMQNLQMQIDNDPVTLDVLAVECHLLPQGAIGINAKIKIRETEEIQQTYFTTIPRVSDGGRGVSLNNVSYAEGKELSPKLTEALLEKARSILNLSNFEMDGISLEINQLLVKKGELDLSAIAQITKFPKP, translated from the coding sequence ATGCTGTTTTCGTTAGCCACCCAAGATTTAGGACAACAAACTCTTAATCGCATCGCAGAATTTGCGCTTTCTAGTCAACTGGATGAGTCAGATCAGCTAAGTGTTGATGTGAAAACTGATCCCAGTTTACTTGCTCAAGGAAAACTAGCATCTCTCACCATAGATGGCGAAGGGTTGGTGATGCAAAAAGATTTACGAATGCAGAAAATGGTGATTCAATTGGAGAATATTGCGGTTAGTCCGATTAAAGCCTTAACAGGAAATATTGAGTTAACAGAAACCAGTACAGGAAAAGCGGATATTGTTCTCACAGAAGCCGATATTAACCGCGCTTTTAATTCCCAAACTCTACAGGAACAAATGCAAAACTTGCAGATGCAAATTGATAATGATCCTGTAACTTTAGATGTTTTAGCCGTAGAATGTCATTTATTGCCACAGGGAGCGATCGGGATTAATGCTAAAATAAAAATTCGAGAAACTGAGGAGATTCAGCAAACTTATTTTACAACCATTCCTCGTGTTAGTGATGGCGGAAGAGGCGTTTCTCTTAATAATGTCAGTTATGCAGAAGGAAAAGAACTCTCGCCGAAGTTAACAGAAGCACTGTTAGAAAAAGCTAGAAGTATTCTGAATTTAAGTAACTTTGAAATGGATGGAATTAGTTTAGAAATTAACCAATTATTGGTCAAAAAAGGAGAACTAGATTTGAGCGCGATCGCGCAGATAACTAAATTTCCCAAACCGTAA